In Cryptomeria japonica chromosome 10, Sugi_1.0, whole genome shotgun sequence, a genomic segment contains:
- the LOC131063411 gene encoding uncharacterized protein At1g66480-like — MGNAILFRRHHGRVKIMQLDGQLLKVKGHLLVNQILADYPGYVILHSEAVRHMGVRAKPLDGSATLNARHLYFLVELAKLENQTRRVRSEIPTNPKSRLESMLLTRRSISDISHTNCEPSSDTTISKTSEDNGVLRIKVRFSKVQLLEMMAESQDRSGTVERILNSCLNNSKFQQMEGGKVKKDWEAKEDNLPWKPSLESVPETC, encoded by the coding sequence ATGGGCAACGCAATTTTGTTCAGACGACATCATGGGCGTGTTAAGATCATGCAGTTAGATGGGCAATTGTTGAAGGTGAAGGGGCATCTCTTAGTAAATCAAATCCTTGCAGATTATCCAGGCTATGTCATTTTGCATTCAGAAGCAGTTCGTCATATGGGAGTGAGAGCAAAACCTCTGGATGGATCTGCAACTCTCAACGCTAGGCATCTCTATTTTCTTGTTGAATTGGCAAAGTTGGAGAATCAGACACGAAGGGTTCGTTCTGAGATACCCACGAATCCAAAGTCTAGGCTTGAAAGTATGCTCTTAACGCGGAGATCCATTTCTGATATTTCTCACACGAATTGTGAACCATCATCAGATACAACAATTTCTAAGACCAGTGAGGATAATGGAGTTCTTCGGATTAAAGTCCGGTTTAGCAAAGTTCAACTTCTTGAAATGATGGCAGAGAGCCAAGACAGATCTGGGACAGTGGAAAGAATCCTAAATTCATGCCTCAACAATTCAAAATTCCAGCAAATGGAGGGAGGAAAGGTGAAGAAAGATTGGGAGGCAAAGGAAGACAATTTGCCATGGAAACCCTCCCTAGAGAGCGTACCTGAAACTTGCTGA